The Belonocnema kinseyi isolate 2016_QV_RU_SX_M_011 chromosome 10, B_treatae_v1, whole genome shotgun sequence genome has a window encoding:
- the LOC117181021 gene encoding chymotrypsin-2-like: protein MTSMDHIAFDSVFHVEIGYIKRGNFDKLKVGQREYNMTFISSFLLVCLLTTALGSPSFQVPEVFPQKESWNNEISGRIVGGSDADEAAFPYQVSLQINGNHFCGGSIIHQKWIMTAGHCLSGAQASKITVVVGTNDLTRGGTRYEAKRLVVHPNFSMAKITGDVALIELASAVTFSKSVSSIALPTSDITKAHTHVVVSGWGKKSVFGGVSPKLQYLNVKTVYQRFCSFLSNLVTEKNICTISKFGKGMCNGDSGSPVVAHGVQFGIVSWGLPCALGVPDVHTRVYSYVDWINGYVNAQEES, encoded by the exons ATGACATCGATGGATCATATCGCCTTTGATTCAGTTTTCCACGTAGAAATCGGATATATAAAACGAGGAAATTTCGATAAACTCAAAGTAGGGCAAAGAGAGTACAACATGACTTTTATTTCGTCTTTCCTACTCGTTTGCCTTTTGACAACTGCACTTG gaagTCCATCATTCCAAGTGCCTGAAGTTTTCCCTCAAAAAGAATCATGGAATAATGAAATCAGTGGTCGAATCGTTGGTGGCTCCGACGCAGATGAAGCCGCTTTTCCTTATCAAGTTTCTCTTCAGATAAATGGAAACCATTTCTGTGGTGGTTCTATTATCCACCAAAAGTGGATTATGACAGCAGGACACTGTCTTTCAGg ggctcAAGCATCTAAAATTACGGTTGTTGTTGGTACAAATGATTTAACACGTGGAGGAACCCGATACGAAGCTAAACGATTGGTTGTTCACCCCAACTTCAGTATGGCGAAAATAACTGGCGATGTAGCTTTAATTGAACTTGCAAGTGCtgttactttttcaaaatctgtAAGCTCAATTGCCCTCCCAACTTCTGACATTACTAAGGCTCACACACATGTTGTTGTATCTGGATGGGGAAAAAAATCA gtattTGGTGGTGTTTCGCCAAAGTTGCAGTATTTGAATGTTAAAACTGTCTACCAAAGATTTTGTAGCTTTTTAAGCAACTTGGTAACCGAGAAGAACATTTGCACAATTAGCAAATTCGGAAAAGGAATGTGCAAT GGTGATTCTGGCAGTCCAGTTGTTGCGCATGGCGTTcaatttggaattgtttcatgGGGACTTCCTTGCGCTTTGGGAGTGCCTGATGTCCATACTCGAGTTTACAGTTACGTAGATTGGATCAATGGTTATGTGAACGCTCAAGAGGAGtcatga